In a single window of the Alphaproteobacteria bacterium LSUCC0684 genome:
- a CDS encoding cob(I)yrinic acid a,c-diamide adenosyltransferase, whose amino-acid sequence MVKLNKIYTRTGDDGETSLVNGHRVSKHSLRPSAFGAVDEVNSILGICRLHTGALEDRRFDDMLARIQNDLFDLGADLATPITDTPGKHDLRISESQVKRLESEIDAMNAELEPLNSFVLPGGSPAAAHIHLARAQTRRAEREMTLLATQEAVGEPAMQFINRLSDHLFVLARYINKQDGSDVLWKPGLNA is encoded by the coding sequence ATGGTCAAACTGAATAAAATCTACACCCGCACTGGTGATGATGGGGAAACGAGTCTGGTCAACGGGCATCGTGTCTCCAAGCATTCGCTTCGGCCATCGGCCTTCGGTGCGGTGGATGAGGTCAATTCCATCCTTGGAATATGCCGGCTTCACACCGGCGCGCTTGAAGACCGGCGCTTTGACGACATGCTGGCGCGGATCCAGAACGATCTCTTTGATCTCGGGGCGGATCTCGCCACCCCGATCACCGACACCCCCGGCAAGCACGACCTCCGCATCAGCGAGAGCCAGGTCAAGCGGCTGGAAAGCGAGATCGACGCCATGAACGCCGAACTCGAGCCACTCAATTCCTTTGTTCTGCCAGGGGGCAGCCCGGCGGCGGCCCATATCCATCTGGCCCGGGCGCAGACGCGCCGGGCCGAGCGTGAAATGACACTGCTGGCAACACAGGAAGCGGTGGGGGAACCTGCCATGCAGTTTATCAACCGTTTGTCAGATCATCTTTTTGTTCTCGCCCGGTATATCAACAAGCAGGATGGAAGCGATGTCCTGTGGAAACCGGGCCTGAACGCCTGA
- a CDS encoding twin transmembrane helix small protein: MAWQYILLIIAMLSVLGVLFWGIGTMARGGEYNVRWSNTIMRWRVVLQAIALVIFVVLLLLGTGD; encoded by the coding sequence ATGGCCTGGCAGTACATTCTCCTGATCATCGCGATGCTCTCCGTTCTTGGGGTGCTGTTCTGGGGCATAGGCACCATGGCACGCGGCGGGGAATACAACGTGCGCTGGTCCAACACGATCATGCGCTGGCGTGTCGTGCTTCAGGCGATCGCGCTGGTGATTTTCGTGGTGCTCCTGCTGCTTGGAACAGGCGACTGA
- the folD gene encoding bifunctional methylenetetrahydrofolate dehydrogenase/methenyltetrahydrofolate cyclohydrolase FolD produces the protein MSSAKIIDGKAFAEKLTGRIAEAVADFTSAGHPRPGLAVVLVGEDPASQVYVRNKIRTTEASGMRSIEHRLDASTSQEELLELIHSLNQDDEIDGILVQLPLPRQINADAVINAIDPDKDVDGFHVINVGRLSVGLPSHVPCTPYGCLMLLRDHFGGELSGRSAVVVGRSNIVGKPMAQLLLAESCTVTIAHSRTKNLPDICRAADIVVAAVGRPEMITGDWIGDGAVVIDVGINRVPAPERGEGKHRLTGDVEFGTATAKAGAITPVPGGVGPMTIACLLRNTMVSAARRRGVEVPASIG, from the coding sequence ATGAGTAGCGCTAAAATCATTGACGGCAAGGCTTTCGCCGAAAAACTGACCGGACGCATCGCTGAAGCGGTGGCCGATTTCACGTCCGCCGGTCATCCCCGGCCCGGATTGGCCGTGGTGCTGGTTGGCGAGGATCCGGCCAGTCAGGTTTATGTGCGCAACAAGATCAGAACAACCGAAGCCTCCGGCATGCGCTCGATCGAACACCGCCTCGATGCCTCCACCAGCCAGGAAGAACTGCTTGAACTTATCCATTCCCTCAATCAGGACGACGAGATTGACGGTATCCTTGTCCAGTTGCCTTTGCCCCGCCAGATCAATGCCGATGCCGTGATCAACGCGATTGATCCCGACAAGGATGTCGATGGCTTCCACGTCATCAATGTCGGCCGCCTTTCGGTGGGGCTTCCTTCGCATGTTCCCTGCACGCCCTATGGCTGCCTGATGCTCCTCAGGGATCATTTCGGCGGCGAGCTCAGCGGCAGGTCTGCGGTGGTTGTTGGCCGCTCGAATATCGTCGGCAAACCCATGGCCCAGTTGCTGCTGGCGGAAAGCTGCACGGTGACGATAGCCCATTCCCGGACAAAGAATCTGCCCGATATCTGCCGCGCGGCCGATATCGTGGTGGCGGCGGTAGGCCGACCGGAAATGATCACCGGTGACTGGATCGGCGACGGCGCGGTGGTCATCGATGTGGGCATCAACCGGGTTCCCGCCCCGGAACGTGGCGAGGGCAAGCATCGCCTAACCGGTGATGTCGAGTTTGGGACGGCCACGGCAAAGGCCGGCGCCATCACCCCGGTGCCCGGCGGCGTCGGCCCGATGACCATCGCCTGTCTTCTGCGCAACACGATGGTCTCGGCGGCACGGCGGCGCGGCGTTGAAGTTCCGGCGTCAATAGGCTAA
- a CDS encoding YggT family protein: MIINLLNLVNLLVSLYVWTMLAYVLSSWLIAFRIINPYQPFVRMIMQALSALHDPILEPIRRWQYRLIPNLGGLDLSPVVALIVVEFLIAPLIRSALISLLT, encoded by the coding sequence ATGATTATCAACCTTCTCAATCTGGTCAATCTGCTGGTCAGTCTCTATGTCTGGACGATGCTGGCATATGTACTTTCAAGCTGGCTGATCGCCTTCCGCATCATCAATCCCTATCAGCCTTTCGTTCGCATGATCATGCAGGCCCTGTCGGCGTTGCATGACCCGATCCTTGAGCCGATCCGCCGCTGGCAGTATCGGCTTATTCCAAATCTGGGCGGGCTTGATCTCTCGCCTGTTGTTGCGCTGATCGTGGTCGAGTTTCTGATCGCCCCGCTGATCCGGTCGGCCCTTATCTCTCTCCTGACCTGA
- a CDS encoding DUF1127 domain-containing protein, producing MAKNILNRSLVASNDNASKIKPMSFAVNIYHWIKISGIVSSLEQLDDRTLEDIGVNRVDIRRFARDFVKNEGKTAA from the coding sequence ATGGCCAAGAACATCCTCAACCGTTCGCTGGTTGCGTCCAACGACAATGCCAGCAAGATCAAGCCCATGAGCTTTGCTGTGAACATCTATCACTGGATCAAGATCAGCGGCATCGTGAGCTCGCTTGAACAGCTCGATGATCGTACCCTTGAAGACATTGGCGTCAACCGTGTCGACATCCGGCGCTTTGCCCGTGACTTTGTCAAGAACGAAGGCAAGACCGCCGCTTGA
- a CDS encoding FAD-binding domain-containing protein: MPIRIEPPIRIEPKEFHSREALADHVAAITPGITRTQTSPIAGHQMVLKARLDALDPAGYGRSRNFFDGKVSRLSCFIRHGMISLNQVRNLALDRVGKPDEAEKFIQELAWRDYWRRVQQAHPDWIWHDVEAYKTGYTPADYADHLDDDIREGRSGVAAIDDIITLLKTTGYIHNHARMYLAAYIVHWRRIKWQAGARFMLEYLLDADMASNNLSWQWIASTFSRKPYIFNLENMRRYAGNQINTSEDQNRPLDASYDELTARLFPHIGEAEDA, translated from the coding sequence ATGCCCATCCGTATTGAACCGCCCATTCGTATCGAACCGAAGGAATTTCATTCCCGCGAGGCACTGGCTGATCATGTCGCGGCGATTACGCCTGGCATCACCCGGACGCAAACAAGCCCGATTGCAGGACATCAGATGGTGCTGAAGGCGCGGCTTGATGCGCTTGATCCGGCAGGATATGGCCGCAGCCGAAATTTTTTTGATGGCAAGGTCAGCCGTCTTTCCTGTTTTATCCGGCATGGCATGATATCGCTCAACCAGGTGCGCAACCTCGCGCTTGACCGGGTCGGCAAGCCGGATGAGGCGGAAAAGTTCATTCAGGAACTCGCCTGGCGGGATTACTGGCGCCGCGTCCAGCAGGCGCATCCTGACTGGATCTGGCATGATGTCGAAGCCTATAAAACCGGCTATACCCCTGCCGATTATGCCGATCATCTCGATGACGATATCCGGGAGGGACGGAGCGGGGTTGCGGCGATTGATGATATCATCACGCTGTTGAAAACCACGGGCTATATCCACAACCATGCGCGCATGTATCTGGCCGCCTATATCGTGCATTGGCGGCGGATCAAATGGCAGGCTGGCGCCCGGTTCATGCTGGAATATCTCCTGGATGCGGATATGGCCTCGAACAATCTCTCCTGGCAATGGATCGCCAGCACCTTTTCCCGCAAGCCCTATATTTTCAACCTTGAGAACATGCGCAGATACGCCGGCAACCAGATCAATACAAGCGAGGATCAGAACAGGCCGCTTGACGCCAGTTATGATGAGTTGACGGCGCGGCTCTTCCCGCATATCGGGGAGGCGGAAGATGCCTGA
- a CDS encoding NAD(P)/FAD-dependent oxidoreductase gives MTSSTMPRCAIIGAGLAGVTLARSLEGLARVRIFEKSRGLGGRMSTRRHDVFTFDHGAQYFTVKGEGFRKFLEPYFRDGTVRPWQTRFVRMDADGNLSDRAMTSTPWVACPGMTGLVKAMASRLDCRHEITISRIRKKGGLWQLLDAEGMVQGEAEWVITAIPARQASGLLPEEFQGRSALEQVRMLGCFSLMLGFETPLPLDFGACFVEDQPVGFMAENGTKPGGEPMGSLTVQARNAWAEDMLEAPEEAAAIMAEWLKERVDIRVKDAACKRFHRWRYASVDTPLGAAFLLDEDLGLGAIGDWCIRGRVESAYDSAAALGARMKEMLD, from the coding sequence ATGACCAGTTCCACCATGCCAAGATGCGCCATCATCGGTGCCGGTCTAGCCGGGGTTACATTGGCCCGGAGCCTTGAAGGGCTGGCCCGGGTCCGGATCTTCGAGAAATCACGGGGCCTCGGCGGGCGTATGTCCACCCGACGTCACGACGTCTTCACCTTCGATCATGGGGCGCAGTATTTCACGGTGAAGGGAGAAGGTTTTCGCAAATTCCTTGAGCCGTATTTCCGTGATGGCACGGTCCGGCCTTGGCAGACAAGATTTGTCAGGATGGATGCGGATGGAAATCTTTCAGATCGCGCGATGACGTCAACGCCGTGGGTGGCCTGCCCGGGGATGACCGGTCTTGTCAAGGCCATGGCATCAAGGCTGGACTGCCGGCATGAAATCACCATAAGCCGTATCAGAAAAAAAGGCGGCTTGTGGCAGTTGCTTGATGCAGAAGGGATGGTGCAAGGGGAGGCGGAATGGGTGATAACGGCCATCCCGGCACGGCAGGCAAGCGGCCTCCTGCCAGAGGAATTTCAAGGCAGATCCGCGCTTGAGCAAGTCCGGATGCTGGGATGTTTCAGCCTGATGCTGGGGTTTGAAACGCCGCTGCCGCTGGATTTTGGTGCCTGCTTTGTTGAAGACCAGCCGGTTGGATTTATGGCCGAGAACGGGACCAAACCTGGTGGCGAGCCTATGGGTTCGCTCACGGTTCAGGCCAGAAACGCCTGGGCGGAAGACATGCTGGAGGCACCGGAGGAAGCGGCTGCGATCATGGCGGAATGGCTAAAGGAAAGGGTTGATATCCGGGTCAAGGATGCCGCCTGCAAGCGGTTTCACCGCTGGCGCTATGCCAGCGTCGACACACCGCTTGGTGCTGCATTTCTTCTGGATGAAGATCTTGGTCTTGGGGCCATCGGGGACTGGTGCATCCGGGGGCGGGTTGAATCCGCCTATGACAGTGCCGCCGCTCTCGGCGCAAGGATGAAAGAGATGCTGGACTGA
- a CDS encoding DUF2256 domain-containing protein has protein sequence MAKMRKKADLPRKTCLACGLDFTWRRKWARDWEHIRFCSERCRKTGSRYHPAPEKITD, from the coding sequence ATGGCAAAAATGCGCAAAAAGGCGGATCTGCCCCGTAAAACCTGCCTTGCCTGTGGGCTGGATTTCACCTGGCGACGGAAATGGGCGCGCGACTGGGAACATATCCGCTTCTGCTCCGAACGCTGCAGGAAAACCGGCTCGAGATATCATCCGGCGCCAGAGAAAATCACCGACTGA
- a CDS encoding rhodanese-like domain-containing protein: MKSAKDFLAEANAVVPRISGEEAMGHYGKDESVFIDVRDSQDIAKTGTIRGALRIPRGFIEFAADDTTPFHQEALSRDREIYLVCAAGGQAALAGKTLVDMGYSKVTNIGGIGEWKEAGGAMDDA; encoded by the coding sequence ATGAAATCAGCAAAGGATTTTCTTGCCGAAGCCAATGCGGTCGTGCCCCGCATCTCCGGCGAGGAGGCGATGGGCCATTACGGCAAGGATGAATCTGTCTTTATCGATGTCCGGGACAGCCAGGATATCGCCAAGACAGGAACGATCAGGGGAGCGCTGCGTATCCCCCGCGGGTTCATCGAATTCGCCGCCGATGACACAACCCCCTTTCACCAGGAAGCGCTGAGCCGTGACAGGGAAATCTATCTTGTCTGTGCGGCTGGTGGCCAGGCGGCGCTCGCCGGCAAGACACTTGTCGATATGGGCTACAGCAAGGTGACGAATATCGGCGGTATCGGCGAGTGGAAAGAGGCCGGCGGCGCGATGGATGATGCCTGA
- a CDS encoding antibiotic biosynthesis monooxygenase, whose product MHVVIFEFTPHEGAATDRYFELAGDLRSEIEKQPGFISVQRFEHVQEKGRFVSISTWESEAAIRDWKANLTHQKAQNEGKTTLFKDYRIRVAEVIRDYTLKD is encoded by the coding sequence ATGCATGTCGTTATCTTTGAATTCACGCCGCATGAAGGAGCTGCTACGGACCGGTATTTCGAACTTGCCGGAGACCTGAGATCGGAAATAGAAAAACAGCCCGGTTTCATCTCTGTTCAGCGATTTGAGCATGTGCAGGAAAAAGGGCGTTTCGTCAGCATTTCCACCTGGGAAAGCGAGGCGGCTATCCGTGACTGGAAAGCCAATCTCACCCACCAGAAGGCCCAGAACGAGGGCAAGACAACACTGTTCAAGGACTACCGGATCCGGGTTGCGGAAGTCATTCGGGACTATACCCTCAAGGATTAA